From Aedes albopictus strain Foshan chromosome 1, AalbF5, whole genome shotgun sequence, one genomic window encodes:
- the LOC115259334 gene encoding uncharacterized protein LOC115259334, with protein sequence MDNSCGFQLLLDAATQLECSTSGAETTRHQDHPYALSISCTEVNSTKASETLSAFSVNSQPVRSNLPTQRLALADITYGINPSQGESLPRRKPKKESCDSSTYLSVSQWLENLDDCCFNVSECSFSSADQCDNPANHSSSFTLRSPPSEPPSFMSIHPPDAKQFKKAATGYAGTAPCVPGRSCVANHSCELHQNRASSDPKLVDPAEHTDSQLRPSSRSKHLSQPRTTPYSLSAKSSSSNFGISNPPERSAASLVVPANISHGPQIPSTVQEHSEIFSKSFNKSICRATTSTPIPTRPNEMQRKKKSSQLFADETPVDLSLPKVGVNIGHEPSQDQGTNSSICRPMDLRIAKLADHELDNHYEEDSCDEEDNSGGDPTFLNEFSIFECFEEYRNMQTDDEEFPDSDDDNFDLRPAIQQKCQGPKTKNDAGEGRREDEQNDSNELQKNEENETINTTHHNLENELNDPKIKKVSLRVRNKQLKLKGMSYTRPDGTVVPARSVKKGCECKMKCSEKYSDNVRQQLLRNLLALKMSGQNQFIANHMIITKTAHPKVRACP encoded by the exons ATGGATAATTCGTGTGGGTTCCAGCTGCTACTGG ATGCTGCCACACAGTTGGAATGCAGCACTTCGGGAGCTGAAACAACACGTCATCAGGATCATCCGTATGCTCTATCTATTAGCTGCACCGAAGTGAACAGCACCAAAGCATCCGAAACCTTGAGCGCCTTCTCAGTAAACTCCCAGCCCGTTCGATCAAATCTCCCGACACAACGTTTGGCGTTAGCCGATATTACTT ATGGGATTAACCCATCGCAAGGAGAAAGCTTGCCAAGGAGAAAGCCCAAAAAGGAATCCTGCGATAGTTCAACGTATCTCAGCGTGTCGCAATGGCTGGAAAACTTGGATGATTGTTGTTTTAATGTTTCCGAGTGCAGCTTTTCGTCCGCCGATCAGTGTG ATAATCCAGCTAATCATTCGTCGTCGTTCACGCTACGTTCACCTCCATCCGAGCCTCCGTCCTTCATGTCTATTCACCCTCCCGATGCGAAGCAATTTAAGAAGGCAGCAACCGGCTACGCTGGCACCGCGCCCTGCGTTCCTGGGCGGAGTTGTGTTGCAAACCATTCTT gtgagcTACACCAGAATCGCGCCTCGTCTGATCCGAAGCTCGTTGATCCAGCTGAGCATACTGATTCACAACTGCGGCCAAGTTCTCGATCAAAGCATCTGTCTCAACCACGAACCACGCCCTACTCTTTGTCGGCAAAAAGCTCCAGCAGCAATTTCGGAATTTCTAACCCACCCGAGCGCAGTGCCGCCTCTTTAGTCGTTCCAG caAACATTTCCCATGGTCCCCAAATCCCAAGCACTGTTCAAGAGCACAGTGAAATATTTTCAAAGTCATTCAACAAATCAATCTGCAGAGCAACAACGTCAACACCGATTCCAACGCGGCCCAATGAgatgcaacgaaaaaaaaaatcatcgcaaCTATTTGCAGATGAGACACCTGTGGATTTATCCCTTCCAAAGGTTGGTGTTAACATAGGTCATGAACCTTCCCAAGACCAGGGCACCAACAGCTCAATTTGTCGGCCTATGGATTTGCGCATTGCAAAACTTGCAGATCACGAACTCGATAATCATTACGAAGAGGATTCCTGTGATGAAGAAGATAATTCTGGAGGCGATCCgacattcctgaatgaattttccatTTTTGAATGCTTCGAAGAATACAGAAATATGCAAACCGACGATGAAGAGTTTCCAGACTCGGACGACGATAATTTCGATTTGCGACCAGCCATCCAACAGAAGTGCCAAGGTCCAAAAACGAAAAACGATGCAGGAGAAGGCAGAAGAGAAG aTGAACAAAACGATTCGAACGAGTTACAGAAAAATGAGGAAAACGAAACAATCAATACCACTCACCATAATCTGGAAAACGAATTAAATGATCCGAAAATCAAAAAGGTCTCGTTAAGAGTCCGAAACAAACAGCTCAAACTCAAAGGAATGTCGTACACAAGGCCCGATGGTACCGTGGTTCCCGCTCGTTCTGTTAAGAAGGGATGCGAATGCAAAATGAAATGTAGCGAGAAATATTCGGACAATGTCAGACAACAGCTGCTTCGAAATCTTCTGGCTCTCAAAATGTCAGGACAAAACCAATTTATTGCCAATCATATGATAATCACCAAAACGGCTCATCCAAaggtaagggcctgtccataa